The DNA region TAACCGTGCTTTATCCAGTTGTAAAAATAGCCCAGCTACCGCGGCTGGTTTGCAAAATAGCCTACAGATTTGTATTAGTGGCTTAGCCAGTGCCCTAGTCGCAACTTACGCTAGCCAAGCACTACCAACAACTGGCATTACAGCAATTTTATGTACCCTAGGTTTATTGGTTGGGTACTTCTTATCAGTTTCTAAGAAAGCTGATGCGGTAGAGTTTGTTGAAGAGCGTTAATCGACGACACCCACAATAAAAAACCGCCTCAAAAATAAAAAGCCACGACTTCACAGAGAAATCGTGGCTTTTTGGTATTGGTAATATTTTTATTTCTTAGTTGGGCGTTTCCAATCAGTAATCACACGCTCTTTGGCTCGAGTGATCACTAACTCACCTTCAGCAACATTTTTAGTCAGCGTAGTACCCGCTCCTATCGTTGCCCCATTCGCAATGGTCACTGGTGCGATTAATTGTGCATCGGAGCCAACAAAGACATCATCACCAATAATCGTTTTAAATTTGTTTGCGCCATCGTAATTACACGTAATAACACCAGCACCAACATTAACACGCTCACCAATCTCAGCATCGCCGAGATAAGTTAAATGACCCGCTTTCGATAATTCCCCTAAACTCGAATTTTTAATTTCAACAAAATTACCCACATGCGCTTTATTTTTAAGCTCAGTCCCGGGACGTAAACGTGCAAATGGGCCAACTGTACATTCTTCACCCACCGTTGCACCATCAATCACGGTGTATGGACTGATCACACTGTTATCATCGATTTCACAATCTTTTAGAACACAACCTGCCCCGATAAAGACGTTATGACCTAGACTCACACTGCCTTCAATAATCACGTTCACATCAATTTCAGTGTCCATACCACATTGCAATTCACCACGCAGATCAAAACGAGCAGGATCACGTAGCATAACCCCTTGTTCTAACAAGATTTGTGCTTGCATTGATTGATAAGCTCGCTCTAAGCGTGCAAGTTGAGAGCGATCATTAACCCCTTCCACTTCAATCGGGTTAACAGGATGCACAGCTTCAACTGCACGACCTTCACTATGAGCCGCTGCAATCACATCTGTCAGATAATACTCACCTTGGGCGTTTTCATTTTTTAACGCCGATAGCCAACGCTTAAGATCACCACCGGTTGCCACCATGACACCAGTATTGACTTCTTTTATCTGTTTTTGTTCTTCAGTGGCATCTTTTTGTTCAACAATCGCCACAACAGGGCCATTTTTACGAATAATACGACCATAACCTACTGGTTTATCTAAGATAACTGTTAATAATGCAATACCGCCTGTAGGCTGAGCTTCTAAAAGGTTTTCAATGGTTTCTCGAGAAATCAGCGGAACATCACCATAAAGTACTAACACTTTTTCATCGTCAGAAAAATCAGGGGCAGCTT from Vibrio casei includes:
- the glmU gene encoding bifunctional UDP-N-acetylglucosamine diphosphorylase/glucosamine-1-phosphate N-acetyltransferase GlmU codes for the protein MNFSAVILAAGKGTRMYSEKPKVLHTLAGRPMAKHVIDTCTGLGAKNIHLVYGHAGDQMKQVLGKEPVNWILQADQLGTGHAVNQAAPDFSDDEKVLVLYGDVPLISRETIENLLEAQPTGGIALLTVILDKPVGYGRIIRKNGPVVAIVEQKDATEEQKQIKEVNTGVMVATGGDLKRWLSALKNENAQGEYYLTDVIAAAHSEGRAVEAVHPVNPIEVEGVNDRSQLARLERAYQSMQAQILLEQGVMLRDPARFDLRGELQCGMDTEIDVNVIIEGSVSLGHNVFIGAGCVLKDCEIDDNSVISPYTVIDGATVGEECTVGPFARLRPGTELKNKAHVGNFVEIKNSSLGELSKAGHLTYLGDAEIGERVNVGAGVITCNYDGANKFKTIIGDDVFVGSDAQLIAPVTIANGATIGAGTTLTKNVAEGELVITRAKERVITDWKRPTKK